Part of the Rhodococcus sp. OK302 genome is shown below.
TCACGACGTCAGCCGGCAACGTGCTCGCGTACGACGCCCTCGTCATGGCTACGGGCTCCTACCCGTTTGTCCCACCAGTTCCGGGGCATGACGGCGAGGGTTGTTTTGTCTACCGCACTCTCGACGACCTCGACGGTATTCGCGCAGCATCCGAGCGAGCCGGCCAGGGCGCCGTGGGCGTGGTGGTCGGTGGCGGTCTTCTCGGTCTCGAAGCGGCACATGCACTCTCGCTGATGGGAATGACGGCGCACGTCGTCGAACACAATCCTCGGCTGATGCCGATGCAGGTGGACGAGGGAGGCGGCGCATTGCTCGCTCGGCTCGTTACGCGACTCGGGCTGAATGTGCACACGGGAGTCGGAACCGCAGGAATTACGCAGGCCGACAACGGAATCGTGGTCGAACTGTCCGACGGAACTACGATCGATGCGTCGTTGCTCGTGTTCTCGGCCGGCGTGCGCCCTCGTGATCAGCTGGCCCGAGACGCCGGCATCGGCGTCGGTGAGCGCGGCGGCATCCTGACCGATCTGGGCTGCAAGACGTCCGACGACCATATCTTCGCGGTCGGTGAATGCGCTGCTGTGGAGGGCCGTTGCTACGGGCTGGTCGCTCCCGGGTACACGACGGCCGAGATTGTGGCAGACCGGTTGCTCGGCGGCGCAGCAGATTTCCCCGGCGCCGACATGTCCACCAAGCTCAAGCTCATGGGCGTCGACGTCGCCAGTTTCGGTGACGCGATGGCAACGTCACCCGGCGCTCTCGAAGTTGTTCTCAGCGACGCAGCCAAGGGTACCTATGCCAAGCTGGTGGTTTCGGACGACGCGAAGATTCTGCTCGGTGGAATCCTGGTGGGTGACGCGTCGGCATATGCGTCGTTGCGCCCGTTGGTCGGTCGTGAGCTACCCGGTGATCCGGCAACGTTGATCTCGCCGGCCGGAGAAAAGCTCGGTGCGGGTTCATTGCCGGACGATGCCGAGGTGTGCTCGTGCAACGGCGTGACCAAGGGCGCGATCTGTAGTGCAATTGCCGACGGCGCGTGCGACATTGCGTCGGTGAAGGCATGCACAACGGCGGGAACAACCTGTGGCGGTTGCCTTCCGACAGTGAAGCAATTGCTGGCAGATTCCGGCGTCGTGATGTCGAAGGCACTGTGCGAGCACTTCGGGCAGTCGCGGGCCGAGCTGTTCCAGATCGTTCAGTCGACGCAGACACGGACGTTCTCGGCCCTGATCGCCAAGTACGGCAAGGGTGCCGGTTGCGACATCTGCAAGCCCGTCGTCGCGTCGATTCTGGCATCCACGGATTCTGATCACATCCTGCACCGCCAGCAGGCGTCGTTGCAGGACACCAATGATCACTTCCTGGCCAACATTCAGAAGAACGGTACCTATTCGGTGGTGCCGCGCATGCCCGGCGGCGAGGTCACTGCGGAACAGCTCATCGTGATCGGTGAGGTGGCACGCGATTTCGGCTTGTACACCAAGGTGACCGGCGGTCAGCGTATCGATCTGTTCGGTGCCCGCGTCGAGCAGTTGCCGGCAATCTGGAAGCGGCTGGTCGATGCCGGGATGGAATCCGGTCAGGCTTACGGAAAGTCGCTGCGCACCGTCAAGAGTTGTGTCGGTTCGAGCTGGTGCCGATACGGAGTACAAGACTCCGTGGGAATGGCCGTTGATCTGGAGAACCGTTATCGCGGCCTCCGTTCGCCGCACAAGATCAAGTTCGGGGTATCCGGTTGTGCTCGGGAATGCGCCGAAGCGAGGGGCAAGGACGTCGGCATCATCGCGACGGAGAACGGGTGGAACCTCTATGTGGGTGGCAACGGCGGACAGTCACCCAAGCACGCTCAGCTTCTCGCTGGTGGCCTCGACGACGTCACTCTGGTCAAGTACATCGACCGTTACCTCATGTTCTATATCCGCACGGCGGACCGCCTGCAGCGCACTGCGCCCTGGGTCGAGTCACTCGACGGCGGCCTCGACCATCTCAAGGCGGTTGTCTGCGAGGACAGTCTCGGGATCGGCGAGGAACTCGAGGCTCTGATGGCCAAGCACGTCGAGGGTTATCACGACGAATGGGCCGGTGTGTTGGGTGATCCGGAGAAGCTGTCGCGGTTCGTTTCGTTTGTCAATGCACCCGATGAAGCAGACCCGACGGTTGTGTTCGACGAGACCGGAGTTCGCAAGGTTCCCGTGCTGATGGGCATGCCGAGTATCCCCACGCGCCGGTAATAACTGCGTAACCCGCGGGAAACACGGAACCCGTAGAAAGAAATCAGAACACAAGGAGGGGTTTGATGAGTGTCATCGATGCGCAGATCGCCAAGCTGGATTCAGAGCGACTCGAATGGACGTCGGCGTGCCCGCTGAGTCACCTGATTCCGGGGCGTGGAGTTGCAGTGTTGCTTCGCGGTGGTGAGCAGGTGGCACTGTTCCGACTCGAAGACGGCACCTTGCGCGCCGTGAGCAACTTCGATCCGTACGGCCGGGCCGCAGTGATGTCGCGCGGACTGGTCGGTGACCGCGACGGTGAGCCAATTGTGGTGTCACCCTTACTCAAGCAAGCCTTTTCACTGATCGACGGGCGGTCGTTGGACGACGATTCGGTGTCGTTGCCGGTCTACGAGATTCGTGTCTGGGCCGGCGTAGTGCAAGTGCACAGCACTGGTCGCATTCCTGAAACTCTCTCGTGAGTGACGACTTGCCACTGGCGGGATTCACCGTCGGAATCACGGCTTCGCGTCGCGCCGAGGAGTTTGCGTCCCTGCTCACCCGGCGCGGCGCAGACGTGATGTTTGCGCCGGCTATTCGAATCATTCCGCTCGCGGATGATCGGGAGCTGGAACGGGTGACGCAGCAGATCATCTCAAATCCGCCCGAGATCGTTGTTGCTACCACCGGAATTGGATTTCGGGGCTGGCTCGAGGCTGCTGACGGCTGGGGTGAGGCCGAAAATCTCAGCGCGGCACTGCGTTCGGCACGTCTGCTGGCTCGAGGTCCGAAAGCGACCGGCGCAATACGTGCTGCCGATCTGCGTGAAGAATGGTCTCCGGCGTCCGAGTCTTCGGCTGAGGTCCTCGAACATCTTCTGGCTGAAAGTGTCTCGGGAAAGACTGTGGCGGTTCAACTTCACGGCGCTACCACCGAGTGGGAGCCCGTTCCCGATTTCTGTCAGGCGCTGCGGGACGCCGGGGCGGATGTCATCGCGGTACCGGTCTATCGCTGGGAACCGCCGGAGGATTCAACCCTCCTGGACCGGATGATCGACGCAATTGTGGTCGGCGGGATCGACGCGGTGACCTTTACCAGTGCACCGGCGGTCGCGTCGTTGCTGATGCGGGCAGACGACACCGGCCGACGGGGAGAGGTCCTCGAGGCATTGCGCGGACGGGTGAGTGCCATGTGTGTGGGGCCGGTGACGTCGGCGCCGTTGGATGCACTGAACGTTCCGACCACGGCGCCGGTGCGAGCTCGACTGGGCGCCCTCGCGCGGCATATCGTGGACGAACTTCCACAGCGCGCCAACCGAATTCAAGCCGGTGAGCACGAACTCAGTGTTCGTGGAAATTGTGTTGTTGTCGACGGTGAGATTCGCGCACTGTCTCCGGCCGCGATGTCACTGATGCGTTCCCTCAGTGCCAAGCCCGGTCATGTGGTCTCACGTGACGATCTTCTGGCGGCTCTTCCACGCAGTCGTGGAGACACCCACGCCGTCGAAACTGCGGTCGCTCGCCTTCGCGTCTGTCTCGGCGCTCCCAAAGCTGTTCAAACTGTTGTGAAACGAGGTTATCGACTTGCACTCGATCCAGCGCATTACGGCGTGCAGTAACGACGTCCTGGTACTGGTTGCTCACGGCACGCGTAGTGCACGGGGAGTGGATATGGTTGCCGCGCTTGCCGATGCAGTGACCGCACAGGTCGGTCTCACCCGAGTGGCTTTCGTGGATGTTCTCGGGCCCTCACCGGCAGAGGTGCTGCGCGACATTGCGGGGCATGCCATCCTGGTGCCGGCGTTCCTGGCATCGGGTTACCACGTCCACACCGATGTTCGACGCGAAGTCGATGCCAGCGGACACCGATCGGTAACGGTGACACCCGCGCTGGGGCCGGATCCGGCGCTTGCGCGCGTTATGTTGCGCCGGTTGTACGAAGCCGGATGGCAGCGCGGTGACGCGATAGTCCTTGCTGCCGCAGGCTCTTCCGATTCGCGTGCACTACGTGATGTCGAGCGAGCCTCGCTGATGCTGGCCGAGGCGGCAGGATCGCGGGTAGATATCGGGTACATCGCGACCGGTGTGCCGAAAGTTGCCGATGTTGTTGCAGCGGCACGGGTTCGAGGCGCTCGGCGAGTGTTCATCGCGTCGTATCTGCTGGCGCACGGGCTCTTTCACGAGCGATTGTCCGCTGCTGGCGCCGACGGCGTCACCCGGCCGCTCGGAGTGGACTCCGGAGTGGTGGACCTTGTTGTGAGCCGGTACGTCGCGGCGCGAGAACCGGCATTGCAGAACACTTCGCGCTACGATCGCGGATATGACGGAGACGTATGCAGACCTGGTCGCAGCGGTTCGTGAGTCCGACGCAAAGGCGCAGGTTCTCATCGGCGAACTGACCGATTCGCGGGCACGGGAGCCTTCTGCACTTCCCGGCTGGAGCCGGGGGCACGTGGTTACCCATCTGTCGCGGAATGCGGACGCGCTCAACAGATTTGTCGTCGGCGTGCACAGTGGTGAGCCCGCAGAGATGTATCCGGGTGGACCGCCGGCGCGGAACGCTGCTATCGAAGAGGGTGCTGATCGCCCGGCATCACTGTTGGCCGCCGACTACCGATTCTCCGGCGCGAGGCTGGTCGAGGCGCTGGCCAAAGTGCCGGCAGATCGATTGGACACGCCCGTCAATTGGCGCAAGCCTGTGACGGCTTACGATCTACCGATTCTGCGCTGGAACGAGATCGAAATCCATCTGACCGATCTCGACGTCGGATACACCTGTCATGACTGGCCGGCGGAGTACGTCGAGTTTACGTTGGCCCGGCAATTGGGAGCCCTCGAGGCGGCGGCACCCAACGTGGCGGTGCCCTCGCTCTCGGATGCCGAGACCCTCGCGTGGTTGATCGGGCGACCGCCACGGCCCGGGCTGCCGAAACTGCCGGCCTGGCCGTATTGACTCTGGAGCGTCATCAGCCCAGAAGTACAAGTTCGGCCAGTGCATTGTCGGTCGACGACGCGGGCACCAGCGCAAACGCTCGCTTACCGATCAGTGCTGCTAGATGCGCGGTGCGCACCGACGGGTCGGCAAACCAACGGCCGTCGGCGGATTGGGTTACCGGAAGTATTCGTACAGCATCGGAACTCACCTCCGACGCATTCGCGATGATTCCCAGCAGTGGTGGCAGTGGTGTCCGCCCGGTCAGTGCACTCACGATAGTGGGGAGCGTTGTCAACAGAGTGGTTACCGCGGCATAGGGATTACCGGGGAGGCCGAGCACCACCTTTCCGTTGGGGAGGACGGCCGTCACCTGGGAACCGCCGGGGCGCGAGGCGACTCGGCCCACCACGATCCGAGCACCCAGACGATCCAGAGCGGAGCGCATTTCGTCGGCAGCGCCGCCGCCGGTCGCCCCCACGAGCACGATGAGATCGGCGTTGTCTTCTGCAGTCAGAATTGTTTCGAAACCGTCTGCGGTGTCGCGTAAATGGGTGTCGGAGAGGCACTGCACCCCGCACCGAGACAAGAGTTCCGGCATGATTGCGCCGATGGAATCGCGCGTCTGGCCTTCGCGGAGCGGACCAGATCTGCGGATCTCGTCACCGGTAGTTACGACAGACACTCGCACCGGGCCGCGAACCAGTGCTTCGGACACTTCGCCGCTGGTAGCTGCCGAGACGAGTGCCGGAGTCACCGAGGTGCCGGTGGGAGCGATGGTGAATCCGACGCTCCAATCCTCGCCGCGGGGACGAGCGTCGTTGCGCAGCGGCGCAGTGGGAAGACGCGTCAGTAGCGGTGGATTGTTCTCGGAGACAACATGTTCGTCGCGAATGACCGCGCTTGCGCCGACGGGAAGGTGTGCCCCTGTTGCGATGCGGATTGCTTCACCGTCGGCAAGTTCGGGGGAGCCCTCCGCGCCGGCAATGTGAACTTCTTCGAGGATTCGCCAGGGGCCCTCACCGGCGACGGCGTATCCGTCCATCGCCGAGACTGCAGAACGCGGCAAATCGCTCTGGGCGACAAGCGGTTCGGCGAGAGTTGCACCGAGGCTGGCGGCCAGATTTGCTTGGCGGGGGAGCAGTGGCGTCAAGGAGTCCAGGATCGCGGCGCGAGCCTCAGCGATGGTCAAGCGAGGCAACATGCGCGCACGCTCGAGATCTTCGGGAGTGTCGCAATCTGCGGTACCGGCTACCGGAAGCGTCGAAAAACCGTCGGCAACAAGTCTTTTCATCGGTTGATTGTCCAGTCCGGCACCGTCGCGGAGAGTGGAGATTCGCTGACGCAATTCGGAAAACACCCAGGCGGACAACAAGAATTGGGTTCGATTGTTCTCGTCCACCGCGCAGGTCACCGAGGTCAATGGCGACGTTGCGGCAATCAGGGCATCGACGGTGTCACGGCGGAGATGCGGAAGATCGGCGGCCAGAACCAGAACAACAGCGTCTTCGGGTATGTCCGCGGCAGTGATGCCGGCCCAGATAGCCGCGACCGGTCCGCTGCCGATCGGCGACTCCTGGGTTTGCACGATCGAGGCGTCGAGGTCGTCGCGATGGGGTCCGACCACGACGGTCATGTCGAGATGTGCTGTGGCAGCGAGAGCTATGTCGAGAAGTCTGCGACCGTGAACCACCAGTCCGGGTTTGTCGACACCGCCCATCCTGCTCGCCCGGCCGCCGGCCAGAACGATCGCACACGTTGAAGGCATGTACCTATGCTGCCTCATCGGAAGTTGTGCCGCGCCCGTGACATGTCGATTCGGCCGTCTTTGATCGGTACGCCTTCGAGTTCCAGCTTCGCGATTTGTCGGTGGGCCAAGTGTGCGGCGGGTTTTCCCGATGCTCCCAGGACCCGATGCCACGGGAGGTCGGACGAGTCGGTCCGCATGATCCACCCGACCGTCCGCGGGCTGGACAGACCGGCGGCGTCGGCAATGTCGCCGTACGTGGCGACGCGTCCGGCCGGTATCGAGGCGATGAGTCTGCGAACTTCCTCGATCTGTTCGTCGGTAGTGGCAGCCATGACGGAAGTCCTCAGAGCAACTTGCGGATCAACGCGGCCACTTCGTCGGCGCGCACGTGCGGGACCATGTGATCGCAGTCGAAAGCGACGTCGGTCAAATTGGGGCCGAGACGATCGGTCATGGCGCTGCGGAATTCGGCGGTGACGTAGGGCGGTTGCACCTTCATGGCCTGGACTATGACCGTCGGCATCGAACTCGGCGGTAGCACCAACGGGCGGGCGAGTTCTCCCCAGGCAGTGACGACGGCCGGTGTCGACAGTCGCCAGTTGACGCGGCCGTTGTCGAGGTGGACGAGATGCTCGATGAACTCCTCGTCCAATACCTCGGTGGGAACCTCACCCCACGAGCCATGGATCTTCTCCGATCGGGCCTCCGCGGCGTCGGTGTAATCGGGTGATCCGATGGTGAGTTCGGCGATGCGACCCATAAAATCGGGGTCGAGGCCGATCGCTGGATCGAGCAGTACGAGTCCACGGACCCGATCGGGTGCTGTCGCTGCCAGATGCAACGCAAGGGCGCTGCCGAACGAGTGCGCAACTACCAGAACCGGACCCGCTGCGTGTTCGTTGAGAGTGTCGACGAGGTCGGCCACGTGAGCTTCGATGTTCCACGGCGGCGCCCAGGTGGAACGGCCGTGACCACGCAGATCCGGCGCGATCCAGCGGGCATCGGGAAGTTGATTCTCGGCCATCGACTGCCAGCGTCGGCCATGGCCGGTGAGGCCGTGCAACGCGAGGATCTCCGGCGCACCGGACGGGCCGTAGAGATAGGTATGGAGAGCAGTCACACGATCAATCTTGCCCGACGCCGACGATGCATGACTTGTCGGTGCCTTCTGATGGAATGCCTGAGTGAGTGAGACGTCGGTGCGCAGCAAATCCACCATCCCGCGGGCGCGGTTGGTGCATCGAGCGGCGCCGACGCTACCGCCGCGCACCTGGGACAAAGACACGGCGCGATTGTTCGTCGAACCTGCCGACGACCCGTTCATGCAGGCCTTCGGTGGCACTTCGTGGAATCCGTGGCAGGTCCAGGGTGGACCGGGCACCGGCAAGTCTTCACTGCTCGTAGATCTGGCCGTCGCGAAGATCTCCGGCGGAGAGGATCCCGAGTCGGTGTTGGTCCTCACACAGTCGCGTCGGGCCGCGACGGCAGTGCGGGAGCAGATCACCGCTGGGTTGTTCGGGTTCGAGCAGGAACGGGGTCCGCAGGCCACCCGAGAACCTCTGGTGCGCACTGTCCACTCCTACGCCTTTGCAGTGCTGCGCCTGCAGGCTGCCGCGCACGGCAATGCTCCGCCGCGCCTGATCACGGGAGCCGAGCAGGATTCGGTGCTGCGCGAGATGCTGCGCGGCGATATCGAGGACGGAGCGCAGTACTGGCCCGAGCGGTTGCGTCCTGCGCTCGGCATGAACGGGTTTGCAGTCGAACTGCGCGATTTGATGCTGCGTGCCAACGAACGTGGCCTTGGTCCGGAAGATCTCATCAAACTGGGCAAGAAGCGGCACCGGCCGGAGTGGGTGGCGGCGGGACAATTTGCCGAGGCCTACGAGCAGGGTGTCCTGCTTCGCGGTTCCGTGGGCGTCGAAGCGCCGGAGGCGACGGCACCGGCGTTGGATGCGGCCGAGCTGATCGGCGCGGCGCTCACGGCTTTCGCCACCGATCCGGAGCTACTGCGGTCCGAGCGTGCTCGTATCCGTCATCTTCTGGTCGACGACGCGCAGCATCTGGATCCGCAAGCAGCGCAACTGGTTCGGCTGATCGGAACGGGTACCGGCACCACGGTGATCGCCGGCGACCCCGACCAATCGGTGTTCGGTTTCCGAGGAGCAGATTCGCGGTTCCTGCTCGATCTGGCTGATCGCGGAGGCGAGCGCGCGATCATTCTGCCGACGACATATCGAAACAACGCGGACGTCGCGTCGATCGTCGCAAAAATCGCAGCCCGGCTACCCGGCAACCTCGCCCACAGAATTGCAGTGCCGGCCGATCTGTCCGACGAAAACCCGGCGCACGCTTCCGTCCGGGTTCTGGGAACCACGGCAAAGGAAGCGGCAGTCGTCGCGGATACCCTTCGGCGGGCGCATCTCCTCGACGGAATCCCGTGGTCCGACATGGCCGTCATCGTGCGTTCGGTACCACGCACTTTGGCGCCGCTTCGACGCGCGCTGCTCGCGGCCGGTGTGCCCGTCACGACAGCAGCCACCGAACTGCCGCTGGCCCGTCAGCATGGCGTATCCGGACTCCTCTTGTTGCTGCGGGCCCTGGGCCGGGACGGCTTCACCGGAGACGACGCCTTGGCGCTCATGTCCGGACCCATCGGCGGGGCCGAGCCTGTTACCCTGCGACGTTTGCGTCGAGGACTGCGCCGCGTCGAACTGGCAGCCGGAAACGATCGCGATTCTGCCGAACTGTTGCGGCTCATCCTTATCGACGAGGACCGCGCGCAGTCCAAGCGGTTGACTGCAAAGCTCACCGATGTCGAATCGGCTGCACTCAAACGAGTGATGTCCGTGCTCCGCAAAGCCCGCGTGCCCCTCGAACGCAATCTCGGCGTCGAGGAAATCCTGTGGGCGGCGTGGCAGGCCAC
Proteins encoded:
- a CDS encoding maleylpyruvate isomerase family mycothiol-dependent enzyme; amino-acid sequence: MTETYADLVAAVRESDAKAQVLIGELTDSRAREPSALPGWSRGHVVTHLSRNADALNRFVVGVHSGEPAEMYPGGPPARNAAIEEGADRPASLLAADYRFSGARLVEALAKVPADRLDTPVNWRKPVTAYDLPILRWNEIEIHLTDLDVGYTCHDWPAEYVEFTLARQLGALEAAAPNVAVPSLSDAETLAWLIGRPPRPGLPKLPAWPY
- the nirD gene encoding nitrite reductase small subunit NirD is translated as MSVIDAQIAKLDSERLEWTSACPLSHLIPGRGVAVLLRGGEQVALFRLEDGTLRAVSNFDPYGRAAVMSRGLVGDRDGEPIVVSPLLKQAFSLIDGRSLDDDSVSLPVYEIRVWAGVVQVHSTGRIPETLS
- a CDS encoding sirohydrochlorin chelatase — translated: MHSIQRITACSNDVLVLVAHGTRSARGVDMVAALADAVTAQVGLTRVAFVDVLGPSPAEVLRDIAGHAILVPAFLASGYHVHTDVRREVDASGHRSVTVTPALGPDPALARVMLRRLYEAGWQRGDAIVLAAAGSSDSRALRDVERASLMLAEAAGSRVDIGYIATGVPKVADVVAAARVRGARRVFIASYLLAHGLFHERLSAAGADGVTRPLGVDSGVVDLVVSRYVAAREPALQNTSRYDRGYDGDVCRPGRSGS
- a CDS encoding alpha/beta fold hydrolase, whose product is MDRVTALHTYLYGPSGAPEILALHGLTGHGRRWQSMAENQLPDARWIAPDLRGHGRSTWAPPWNIEAHVADLVDTLNEHAAGPVLVVAHSFGSALALHLAATAPDRVRGLVLLDPAIGLDPDFMGRIAELTIGSPDYTDAAEARSEKIHGSWGEVPTEVLDEEFIEHLVHLDNGRVNWRLSTPAVVTAWGELARPLVLPPSSMPTVIVQAMKVQPPYVTAEFRSAMTDRLGPNLTDVAFDCDHMVPHVRADEVAALIRKLL
- a CDS encoding MGMT family protein, whose protein sequence is MAATTDEQIEEVRRLIASIPAGRVATYGDIADAAGLSSPRTVGWIMRTDSSDLPWHRVLGASGKPAAHLAHRQIAKLELEGVPIKDGRIDMSRARHNFR
- the nirB gene encoding nitrite reductase large subunit NirB, which produces MSKSVIVIGHGMVGHRFVEALRSRDDADSWSVTVLCDEKYAAYDRVGLSSYVGVWDPKELALAGNDYEGDALVDLRVGEGAVSIDKDARTVTTSAGNVLAYDALVMATGSYPFVPPVPGHDGEGCFVYRTLDDLDGIRAASERAGQGAVGVVVGGGLLGLEAAHALSLMGMTAHVVEHNPRLMPMQVDEGGGALLARLVTRLGLNVHTGVGTAGITQADNGIVVELSDGTTIDASLLVFSAGVRPRDQLARDAGIGVGERGGILTDLGCKTSDDHIFAVGECAAVEGRCYGLVAPGYTTAEIVADRLLGGAADFPGADMSTKLKLMGVDVASFGDAMATSPGALEVVLSDAAKGTYAKLVVSDDAKILLGGILVGDASAYASLRPLVGRELPGDPATLISPAGEKLGAGSLPDDAEVCSCNGVTKGAICSAIADGACDIASVKACTTAGTTCGGCLPTVKQLLADSGVVMSKALCEHFGQSRAELFQIVQSTQTRTFSALIAKYGKGAGCDICKPVVASILASTDSDHILHRQQASLQDTNDHFLANIQKNGTYSVVPRMPGGEVTAEQLIVIGEVARDFGLYTKVTGGQRIDLFGARVEQLPAIWKRLVDAGMESGQAYGKSLRTVKSCVGSSWCRYGVQDSVGMAVDLENRYRGLRSPHKIKFGVSGCARECAEARGKDVGIIATENGWNLYVGGNGGQSPKHAQLLAGGLDDVTLVKYIDRYLMFYIRTADRLQRTAPWVESLDGGLDHLKAVVCEDSLGIGEELEALMAKHVEGYHDEWAGVLGDPEKLSRFVSFVNAPDEADPTVVFDETGVRKVPVLMGMPSIPTRR
- a CDS encoding NTP transferase domain-containing protein, which gives rise to MPSTCAIVLAGGRASRMGGVDKPGLVVHGRRLLDIALAATAHLDMTVVVGPHRDDLDASIVQTQESPIGSGPVAAIWAGITAADIPEDAVVLVLAADLPHLRRDTVDALIAATSPLTSVTCAVDENNRTQFLLSAWVFSELRQRISTLRDGAGLDNQPMKRLVADGFSTLPVAGTADCDTPEDLERARMLPRLTIAEARAAILDSLTPLLPRQANLAASLGATLAEPLVAQSDLPRSAVSAMDGYAVAGEGPWRILEEVHIAGAEGSPELADGEAIRIATGAHLPVGASAVIRDEHVVSENNPPLLTRLPTAPLRNDARPRGEDWSVGFTIAPTGTSVTPALVSAATSGEVSEALVRGPVRVSVVTTGDEIRRSGPLREGQTRDSIGAIMPELLSRCGVQCLSDTHLRDTADGFETILTAEDNADLIVLVGATGGGAADEMRSALDRLGARIVVGRVASRPGGSQVTAVLPNGKVVLGLPGNPYAAVTTLLTTLPTIVSALTGRTPLPPLLGIIANASEVSSDAVRILPVTQSADGRWFADPSVRTAHLAALIGKRAFALVPASSTDNALAELVLLG
- a CDS encoding ATP-dependent helicase, with the protein product MSETSVRSKSTIPRARLVHRAAPTLPPRTWDKDTARLFVEPADDPFMQAFGGTSWNPWQVQGGPGTGKSSLLVDLAVAKISGGEDPESVLVLTQSRRAATAVREQITAGLFGFEQERGPQATREPLVRTVHSYAFAVLRLQAAAHGNAPPRLITGAEQDSVLREMLRGDIEDGAQYWPERLRPALGMNGFAVELRDLMLRANERGLGPEDLIKLGKKRHRPEWVAAGQFAEAYEQGVLLRGSVGVEAPEATAPALDAAELIGAALTAFATDPELLRSERARIRHLLVDDAQHLDPQAAQLVRLIGTGTGTTVIAGDPDQSVFGFRGADSRFLLDLADRGGERAIILPTTYRNNADVASIVAKIAARLPGNLAHRIAVPADLSDENPAHASVRVLGTTAKEAAVVADTLRRAHLLDGIPWSDMAVIVRSVPRTLAPLRRALLAAGVPVTTAATELPLARQHGVSGLLLLLRALGRDGFTGDDALALMSGPIGGAEPVTLRRLRRGLRRVELAAGNDRDSAELLRLILIDEDRAQSKRLTAKLTDVESAALKRVMSVLRKARVPLERNLGVEEILWAAWQATGLERRWAAASARGGPIGSQADRDLDAVVALFDAAANYVDRLPRSQLAGFVDYLTSQEIPTDSRSRSVIAPDAVTVVSAHAAAGREWAVVAVAGVQEGLWPSLRARGSLLRTEALIDLINGVSDGSDSAEERLSRTAPLLAEERRLFLVACSRARRRLLVTAVESASGDTDLVPSRFVDELLRGDQFDDSLGEVAVVAPEPGDTRVLSLPALVAQLRSVVCDLDLADGDPEKHARAARQLARLAAAGVRGAHPDQWYGTAPPSTVAPLWQPEDGPVALSPSTIELLETCPLRWVFERHGGSDGDNTHAIAGTLVHTLVQALAGRIPPDQVEKALENAWESIDLGSQWYSRRELNRTREMLSTFTAWMNATRGELTEVGVEVAVEGILEPREEGQPAVKLRGRIDRLERDTEGRPVIVDVKTARNPVTNEAAQSHAQLAAYQVAAAEGAIDGEPAAQPGGARLVFVAKSNKKDGASQRVQPPLTAEAVEMWRDVIHNAAAATQGPQYLARVNDGCRHCPVRSSCPAHDEGRQVSS
- a CDS encoding uroporphyrinogen-III synthase; translation: MSDDLPLAGFTVGITASRRAEEFASLLTRRGADVMFAPAIRIIPLADDRELERVTQQIISNPPEIVVATTGIGFRGWLEAADGWGEAENLSAALRSARLLARGPKATGAIRAADLREEWSPASESSAEVLEHLLAESVSGKTVAVQLHGATTEWEPVPDFCQALRDAGADVIAVPVYRWEPPEDSTLLDRMIDAIVVGGIDAVTFTSAPAVASLLMRADDTGRRGEVLEALRGRVSAMCVGPVTSAPLDALNVPTTAPVRARLGALARHIVDELPQRANRIQAGEHELSVRGNCVVVDGEIRALSPAAMSLMRSLSAKPGHVVSRDDLLAALPRSRGDTHAVETAVARLRVCLGAPKAVQTVVKRGYRLALDPAHYGVQ